A window from Sphingobium sp. EM0848 encodes these proteins:
- a CDS encoding ParA family protein, with protein MAKDQALATIAVYSLKGGVGKTTFAINLAWASASISKRRTLLWDLDPQAAASWLISTDMESRDAAQAIFSKDVEVRKLIQPSSVEGLDLIAADTSLRSLDHLFREMDKKKRLAKLIESLGRDYDRIILDCPPGLTETSEQVLRAADMIVIPVIPSPLAQRAMAEVARYLVQRGGSHPPIMPVYSMVDRRRALHRAALDGQPDWPAIPMASAVEQMAVRRKPLGSFAAASPPAQAFSGLWTSIERQVQAQG; from the coding sequence ATGGCAAAGGATCAGGCATTGGCGACCATCGCCGTATACAGCCTCAAAGGGGGCGTGGGCAAAACCACCTTCGCGATCAACCTCGCCTGGGCGTCAGCCAGCATCTCGAAGCGTCGCACCCTGCTCTGGGATCTCGATCCGCAGGCGGCGGCGAGTTGGCTGATCTCCACCGACATGGAAAGCCGCGACGCCGCGCAGGCGATCTTCAGCAAGGATGTCGAGGTCCGAAAGCTGATCCAGCCCTCGTCGGTGGAGGGGCTGGACCTGATCGCCGCCGACACCTCGCTGCGCAGTCTCGACCATCTTTTCCGCGAAATGGACAAGAAGAAGCGGCTCGCCAAGCTGATCGAAAGCCTGGGGCGCGATTATGACCGCATCATCCTCGACTGCCCGCCCGGCCTCACCGAAACCAGCGAACAGGTGCTGCGGGCGGCGGACATGATCGTCATTCCGGTCATCCCCTCGCCGCTCGCCCAGCGCGCCATGGCGGAGGTTGCCCGCTATCTGGTGCAGCGCGGCGGCAGCCACCCGCCGATCATGCCGGTCTATTCCATGGTCGACCGCCGCCGCGCGCTGCACCGGGCCGCGCTGGATGGGCAGCCCGACTGGCCCGCCATCCCCATGGCCAGCGCCGTCGAGCAAATGGCCGTCCGCCGCAAGCCGCTGGGCAGCTTCGCGGCGGCCTCACCCCCGGCGCAGGCCTTTTCGGGTCTCTGGACTTCCATCGAGCGGCAGGTGCAGGCGCAAGGTTAG